One genomic segment of Sanyastnella coralliicola includes these proteins:
- a CDS encoding sensor histidine kinase — translation MIVNSAQLLLAAISPLETILAVIVGIMTVSLVVLILQLKKVKAAQQQHSISDDDWSIDPMIIHETTIAELVTSLSHELNNPFHLIQAGYDLLHRDDSDDDTRALAWKAIHQGIVDGKKVLHTIQASRSSLGKSLLTKNDPSRIVSKAIQNAFTLISSKSVNVIQEYASDEHIICNPEQTAVALAELIKNAVEASEVNATIVLRYEILNDAHVFTVRDNGDGMTDEVRKQIFRPFFTTKQGHLGLGLSKSKTLANLHKGTVGLKETSLGGTTLLLSIPRLSMN, via the coding sequence ATGATTGTAAACTCTGCTCAACTTCTCTTAGCGGCGATTAGTCCACTGGAGACGATCTTGGCTGTCATTGTTGGCATAATGACAGTAAGCTTAGTGGTTTTAATACTTCAATTAAAGAAGGTAAAAGCTGCTCAGCAACAACATTCAATTTCTGATGATGATTGGTCGATTGACCCGATGATCATTCATGAAACAACCATTGCGGAATTGGTCACGAGCCTTTCGCATGAATTGAATAATCCTTTTCATCTAATTCAAGCAGGTTATGACCTGCTGCATCGCGATGATTCAGATGATGACACACGTGCCCTGGCATGGAAGGCCATTCACCAAGGCATCGTGGATGGAAAGAAGGTGCTTCACACCATTCAAGCATCACGTAGTTCGCTTGGGAAGTCTTTGTTGACAAAGAATGACCCGTCGCGCATTGTATCTAAAGCAATTCAAAACGCATTTACACTGATTTCTTCGAAGTCAGTGAATGTCATTCAGGAATACGCCAGCGACGAACACATCATTTGCAATCCCGAACAGACTGCGGTGGCGTTGGCTGAATTAATCAAGAACGCAGTGGAAGCTTCGGAAGTCAATGCAACCATCGTTTTGCGTTACGAGATCCTCAACGATGCGCACGTATTCACCGTTCGCGACAATGGAGATGGCATGACCGATGAAGTACGAAAGCAAATCTTCCGTCCTTTCTTCACCACCAAACAAGGACATTTGGGCCTCGGGCTATCCAAGTCTAAAACCCTTGCCAACCTTCACAAAGGGACGGTTGGCCTGAAAGAAACCTCACTCGGAGGCACCACTTTGTTGCTTTCAATTCCAAGATTGTCAATGAATTGA
- a CDS encoding M43 family zinc metalloprotease: protein MKSLSTLLVAILLCSSLYSQKFCGFDPLMEMLHTHEGDQQQLIDMNYQILERSLQLSDAERDGEYVIPCVVHVIHENGPENLSDLQIETAIEHLNAAFANEEGPFGNPDGIPVPIRFCLAGTDPNGEFTTGINRVEDPLTDMLVPSQDLDLKDLSRWNPEQYLNIWLVKQITREENNSGVVGYATFPDAHGMDIDGIVCEAEFFGTPQEDYSKVHIHEIGHYLGLYHTFQDLCPNDDCQTSGDWVCDTPPDQVGFNYFCYDGTNSCTTDEDDTSENNPFRAVELGGLGDQLDEADNYMDYTNLYCFNQFTQGQSDRMVAALLEVRFSLLDGDRCSTPCETPFPAEILAGSTELEVGDNEPFVLDATDFTGINWYIDNVFVSDETTFIFDASAEGEFELVAEVFNDEPGCTQEFEYVITVTCGVSAVFSGEGGTWPVGTTLEFVNDSEGVTEYTWTINGEEVGSEAILNYTFDQGGVFTIQLDVTNGLCIDAYVLNVAIGNCATGREANVWYFQNSSGNFFGLEFNPGEDFLIEEQPPLPGPLGHNKSTFCDGAGNLMYATNGVAIFDPEGNEIQNGGGLLSNQSSHWGSVFIRKPGSDHEIYLFTCDSEENNFANGIRYHVIDETLNGGLGGVIEGEKNILIETNDWESITTIRHCNLVDFWVAFYDGEDNTIKSYLVNENGVADTPVVSDVPAFPIDQGYIYPLKANGPGDLLLQGPVVYNFDPSTGEAEHVFTFETELVFSNALSFGGTKAYFQIGELFVDLVQADLSLPVDQWQESLTVIDELSVIDLGIGMSLGPDGRIYQEETFGGWLSIIENPDAPANEVIFNDNAEFIEGTVNGLANFHHGYIYGPQLFVEGEETVCAGVTESYNVFAPDCVTSPITWSIEGDASFMETAPGVVDVTFNSEGEIALVAEVELFCGAIIDTTYISVGAAIDLDLGPDMSLCADGSTVTLDAGPGFESYEWQDGSEEQTFEVTTTGIYTCTVSNGVCEVTDEIAFEAFIDPVIDLGPDQDICEEAIVLNAGNDFLDYVWQDGWTGPTYTVYEAGTYWVTTSTPCFATDTVVVTDCGIIINSIGEQLASLDLLSPNPVSQHLNVSLGTPADFIRIHDTQGRLVFEESVNSRTQLTVDLAALAPGIYSVTIGDGEERRVHRVVKE, encoded by the coding sequence ATGAAATCCTTATCCACCCTCCTCGTAGCAATCTTGCTATGTAGCTCGCTGTATTCTCAAAAATTCTGTGGCTTCGATCCACTGATGGAGATGTTGCATACCCATGAAGGGGATCAGCAGCAGCTTATCGACATGAATTACCAAATCTTGGAACGTTCGCTTCAGTTATCTGATGCGGAACGCGATGGCGAATATGTCATTCCATGTGTGGTGCATGTCATTCATGAGAATGGACCAGAGAACCTTTCTGACCTTCAAATTGAAACGGCGATTGAGCATTTGAATGCGGCCTTTGCCAATGAAGAAGGACCGTTTGGGAACCCCGATGGAATTCCAGTGCCCATTCGTTTTTGCTTGGCCGGGACAGATCCAAACGGTGAGTTTACCACTGGGATCAATCGTGTGGAAGATCCATTGACAGACATGTTGGTGCCTTCGCAAGACCTTGACTTGAAGGATTTGAGCCGATGGAATCCAGAACAGTATTTAAATATCTGGCTGGTGAAGCAAATCACCCGTGAAGAGAATAACTCCGGTGTGGTCGGTTATGCGACCTTCCCGGATGCGCATGGAATGGATATTGACGGCATCGTGTGTGAGGCGGAGTTCTTTGGAACGCCGCAGGAAGATTACAGTAAGGTGCACATTCACGAGATCGGACATTACCTCGGACTCTACCACACCTTCCAAGATCTTTGTCCGAACGACGATTGTCAAACTAGCGGCGATTGGGTTTGTGATACCCCGCCAGACCAAGTGGGCTTCAACTACTTCTGTTACGACGGTACGAACAGCTGTACTACCGATGAAGATGATACTTCTGAGAATAATCCATTCCGTGCGGTAGAGCTTGGCGGACTAGGAGATCAACTCGATGAGGCCGATAATTACATGGACTACACCAACCTCTACTGCTTCAATCAATTCACGCAAGGACAAAGCGATCGTATGGTCGCGGCGTTGCTCGAGGTGCGTTTTTCTTTGCTTGACGGTGACCGTTGTTCAACCCCTTGTGAGACGCCTTTCCCGGCTGAGATTTTGGCTGGAAGTACCGAGTTGGAAGTGGGTGATAATGAGCCGTTCGTATTGGATGCCACAGACTTTACGGGTATCAATTGGTATATCGATAATGTGTTTGTTTCTGATGAGACGACCTTCATTTTTGACGCTAGCGCGGAAGGGGAATTCGAGTTGGTGGCAGAGGTCTTCAATGACGAGCCAGGATGTACCCAAGAGTTCGAGTACGTGATTACCGTGACTTGTGGAGTTTCTGCAGTGTTCTCCGGAGAAGGAGGAACATGGCCGGTGGGAACCACCTTGGAATTCGTGAACGATTCTGAAGGAGTCACAGAATATACCTGGACGATCAACGGAGAAGAAGTAGGATCCGAAGCGATCTTGAACTATACCTTCGACCAAGGCGGGGTATTCACCATTCAATTGGACGTCACCAACGGACTTTGCATCGATGCCTATGTGTTGAATGTCGCGATTGGGAATTGTGCTACCGGACGTGAAGCCAACGTTTGGTACTTCCAGAACAGCTCTGGGAATTTCTTTGGTCTGGAATTTAACCCCGGAGAAGACTTCCTTATTGAAGAGCAACCACCATTGCCTGGTCCACTCGGGCATAACAAATCAACCTTCTGCGATGGTGCAGGGAACTTGATGTATGCAACCAACGGGGTAGCTATTTTTGACCCTGAAGGAAACGAGATTCAGAACGGTGGCGGCTTGTTGTCGAACCAATCGTCACATTGGGGTTCGGTGTTTATTCGCAAGCCGGGATCTGATCATGAGATCTACCTTTTCACCTGTGATTCAGAAGAAAATAACTTCGCCAACGGTATTCGCTACCACGTGATTGACGAGACACTGAATGGTGGCTTAGGCGGAGTCATTGAAGGAGAGAAGAACATCTTGATAGAAACGAATGATTGGGAAAGCATTACCACTATACGTCACTGTAATCTCGTTGACTTCTGGGTCGCGTTCTACGATGGAGAAGATAACACCATCAAGAGTTACTTGGTCAATGAAAACGGTGTAGCTGACACGCCTGTAGTCTCTGATGTGCCTGCCTTCCCTATTGATCAGGGTTACATTTACCCTCTGAAGGCGAATGGTCCAGGTGACTTGCTATTGCAAGGTCCTGTCGTTTACAATTTTGACCCCTCAACGGGGGAAGCAGAACACGTGTTCACCTTTGAAACGGAACTGGTCTTTTCGAACGCCCTTTCTTTTGGTGGGACAAAAGCCTACTTCCAGATTGGCGAGTTGTTTGTCGATTTGGTGCAAGCCGATCTGAGCTTACCAGTAGATCAATGGCAAGAATCGCTGACGGTCATTGATGAACTCAGTGTGATTGATTTAGGAATCGGAATGTCTTTGGGGCCAGATGGTAGAATCTATCAAGAAGAAACTTTTGGAGGATGGCTCTCAATTATTGAAAATCCTGATGCGCCAGCGAATGAAGTCATCTTCAATGACAATGCGGAGTTCATTGAAGGAACAGTGAACGGACTTGCCAACTTCCACCACGGGTATATCTACGGACCCCAGTTATTTGTCGAAGGGGAAGAAACGGTATGTGCCGGTGTGACCGAAAGCTACAATGTATTCGCCCCTGACTGCGTCACCTCTCCAATTACTTGGAGCATTGAAGGGGATGCATCCTTTATGGAAACAGCACCAGGTGTGGTGGATGTCACATTCAATAGCGAAGGAGAAATTGCCTTGGTGGCTGAAGTAGAGCTGTTCTGCGGCGCCATTATTGACACTACCTACATCTCGGTGGGAGCCGCGATTGATCTTGATTTAGGACCTGATATGTCGTTGTGTGCTGATGGAAGTACCGTAACGCTTGACGCCGGACCAGGATTCGAAAGCTATGAGTGGCAAGATGGAAGTGAGGAACAAACCTTCGAAGTGACCACCACTGGAATCTACACGTGTACTGTTTCCAATGGTGTTTGTGAGGTCACTGATGAAATTGCGTTTGAAGCCTTCATCGATCCGGTGATTGACCTTGGTCCAGACCAAGACATTTGCGAAGAAGCCATCGTACTCAACGCGGGCAATGATTTCCTCGACTACGTCTGGCAAGACGGTTGGACCGGTCCGACCTATACAGTTTACGAAGCTGGAACCTACTGGGTGACCACCAGCACGCCATGTTTCGCAACAGACACGGTGGTGGTGACAGACTGTGGTATCATCATAAACAGCATCGGAGAACAACTTGCGTCGCTAGACCTTCTTTCTCCGAACCCTGTATCACAGCACCTCAACGTAAGCCTAGGCACCCCTGCAGACTTCATCCGCATTCACGACACCCAAGGGCGATTGGTGTTTGAGGAATCAGTCAATTCAAGAACACAACTAACAGTTGATTTGGCAGCCCTGGCTCCGGGAATTTATTCAGTCACGATCGGTGATGGAGAAGAGCGGAGAGTGCATCGCGTGGTGAAAGAATAA
- a CDS encoding S-adenosylmethionine:tRNA ribosyltransferase-isomerase codes for MEDISISDFDYTLPEDCIPHFPAEERDAAKLLHYDQGTITDHSFKDLPSILKEPVQIVLNDTKVIHARVFMQKPTGGKVELFLLNPEGATVEEAMTHTGASQWWCMVGGARKWKEGPVIIQEGELAMEARRVGRDGPAFLIDLSWTPHLPLAELLDHLGKIPLPPYMQRDAEEEDNDRYQTSYASHPGSVAAPTAGLHFSEEIMQALPAEWVHLTLHVGAGTFRPVSTDKVSEHKMHDEECVVKREALASLAKPQFRLAIGTTSLRTLESLYWLAVVWKQEGSMPALIDQEMPFSYDDPFASYEAAMQFLLDQMSETHLVFRTSIMIRPGYTIRSIDGLFTNFHLPKSTLLLLVSALVGEDWRKIYTHALENGYRFLSYGDGSLLRRRR; via the coding sequence ATGGAAGACATCTCCATTTCTGATTTCGACTACACCCTTCCGGAAGATTGCATTCCTCATTTCCCTGCGGAAGAACGCGATGCGGCTAAGCTGCTGCATTACGACCAGGGCACCATCACTGACCATTCGTTTAAAGACCTGCCTTCCATTCTCAAGGAACCCGTACAGATTGTCTTAAATGATACCAAGGTGATTCATGCGCGGGTATTTATGCAGAAGCCTACCGGCGGAAAAGTGGAGCTCTTTCTCTTAAACCCAGAAGGAGCTACGGTGGAAGAAGCGATGACGCATACCGGAGCTAGCCAATGGTGGTGTATGGTAGGAGGGGCGAGGAAATGGAAAGAAGGACCCGTCATCATTCAAGAAGGTGAGCTGGCTATGGAAGCTCGCCGGGTAGGACGAGACGGCCCCGCTTTTTTAATCGACCTAAGCTGGACACCCCATCTTCCTTTGGCCGAGTTGCTTGATCACTTGGGTAAGATTCCCTTGCCTCCCTACATGCAACGCGATGCGGAAGAAGAAGACAATGACCGCTACCAAACCAGTTACGCCAGCCACCCTGGGAGTGTCGCCGCCCCAACGGCCGGACTCCATTTCTCAGAAGAAATCATGCAAGCGCTCCCTGCTGAATGGGTGCACCTAACCTTGCATGTGGGTGCAGGTACCTTTCGTCCCGTGTCAACCGACAAGGTCAGCGAACATAAGATGCACGATGAAGAGTGCGTCGTAAAGCGCGAAGCCCTTGCTTCTTTGGCTAAACCGCAATTCCGATTGGCTATAGGTACTACCTCCTTGCGTACCCTGGAAAGCTTGTATTGGCTAGCAGTAGTTTGGAAGCAGGAGGGGAGCATGCCGGCATTGATAGATCAAGAGATGCCCTTCAGTTATGATGATCCTTTTGCATCCTACGAAGCGGCCATGCAGTTCCTGTTAGACCAGATGTCAGAGACGCACCTGGTATTCAGAACCTCCATCATGATCCGACCAGGTTATACCATCCGATCCATCGACGGCTTGTTTACCAACTTCCACCTCCCGAAGTCAACGCTCTTGCTCTTGGTTTCAGCTCTCGTTGGAGAAGATTGGCGAAAAATATATACGCACGCCTTGGAGAACGGGTATCGGTTTTTGAGTTATGGGGATGGCTCGTTGTTGAGGCGGAGGCGGTAA
- a CDS encoding GDCCVxC domain-containing (seleno)protein, producing MKEVELMSTLTCPECGHEKREEMPTDACSWFYQCENCNVILKPKEGDCCVYCSYGSVPCPPIQKSGSCSSGCCA from the coding sequence ATGAAAGAAGTTGAATTGATGTCGACCCTTACTTGTCCTGAATGTGGACATGAGAAAAGAGAAGAGATGCCAACGGATGCCTGTTCTTGGTTTTACCAGTGCGAAAATTGTAATGTAATTTTAAAACCCAAAGAGGGTGATTGCTGCGTATATTGTTCTTATGGCAGCGTGCCATGTCCGCCGATCCAAAAAAGTGGTTCTTGTTCTTCTGGTTGTTGCGCCTAG
- the merTP gene encoding mercuric transport protein MerTP, translating into MKSDGKFAGLGLLTAIAASMCCITPIVALIAGTSGAASSMSWLEPARPYLIGLTLATLGFAWYQKLKPQKEVDCCAPKEKQKFIQTKLFLGIVTAFAIVMLTLPYYSHVFYSENDASGVPIATEDAQLVEYAIDGMTCESCEIHVSSQILELEGIGSAVVSYDEGTALVEFDKNKTTIEEIEDAINSTGYSVDQITEK; encoded by the coding sequence ATGAAATCAGATGGGAAATTTGCAGGTTTAGGGTTGCTAACAGCGATTGCAGCTTCTATGTGTTGTATAACACCTATTGTAGCTTTAATTGCTGGGACAAGCGGTGCAGCGTCTTCAATGTCATGGTTGGAGCCAGCAAGACCATATCTCATTGGCTTGACTTTGGCTACGCTTGGTTTTGCGTGGTATCAGAAACTTAAGCCTCAGAAAGAAGTAGATTGTTGTGCGCCCAAAGAAAAGCAGAAGTTCATTCAAACAAAGTTGTTTTTGGGGATAGTAACGGCATTTGCGATTGTGATGCTGACGCTGCCCTATTATTCCCATGTCTTTTACTCAGAAAATGACGCGTCAGGCGTGCCGATTGCCACTGAAGATGCACAATTGGTGGAGTACGCGATTGATGGAATGACATGTGAAAGTTGTGAAATTCATGTGTCAAGCCAGATTTTAGAATTAGAAGGAATTGGATCAGCGGTTGTTTCTTACGATGAAGGAACTGCTTTGGTTGAATTCGATAAGAACAAAACGACAATTGAAGAAATAGAGGATGCCATAAACTCCACTGGGTACTCAGTTGATCAAATCACAGAGAAATGA
- a CDS encoding ArsR/SmtB family transcription factor, protein MVNSCQRLKADLEQIERSRHLIAGVSVHLETISRILNLAGNETRLSILYLLHKEENLCPCDLSDMLEVSVSAISQHLRKMKDKDLIYSRKEGQTIFYSLNPDHSEVLSPTLAILDKKSNLEVV, encoded by the coding sequence ATGGTTAATTCGTGTCAAAGGCTCAAAGCCGATTTAGAACAGATTGAGAGGAGCAGGCATCTTATTGCTGGTGTATCTGTGCATTTAGAGACGATATCTCGGATTTTAAATCTTGCAGGCAACGAAACTCGTCTTTCAATTCTATACCTCCTTCACAAGGAAGAAAACTTATGTCCATGTGATTTAAGCGATATGCTTGAGGTTTCAGTCTCGGCTATTTCTCAACATCTGAGAAAAATGAAAGACAAAGACTTGATCTATTCCAGAAAAGAGGGGCAAACTATATTCTATTCATTGAATCCAGATCATTCTGAGGTATTGTCTCCGACCCTAGCGATTCTCGATAAGAAATCAAATTTAGAAGTGGTATGA
- a CDS encoding FecR family protein, protein MKKEKMLNDVLQSWKVPATHTEEESWNAIQAKISQMEDTPVVSINRRRNFGWVAAAAVVVLVASILVLGPSGTEEVVADVKQEVALPDGSVAHLNNGATLAYDGDWDNREVKLQGEAFFEVTKGEKFSVVTEQGVVEVLGTSFNVYENGDLYHVDCYTGKVKVSHNGVSHIITPGQSVKVQNGELSQPFEFVRQEPNWMSSGFQYYSADLSRVIDDIAAYYNVEIAVNSEIAGVEYTGSIPEVGAEEALKVVSLYVENNYGQPLAVQVQ, encoded by the coding sequence GTGAAGAAAGAAAAGATGTTGAATGACGTGTTGCAGTCCTGGAAAGTTCCTGCGACACACACAGAAGAAGAATCCTGGAATGCTATCCAGGCGAAGATCTCCCAGATGGAAGATACGCCGGTGGTATCGATCAATCGCCGACGCAACTTTGGTTGGGTGGCGGCTGCCGCGGTGGTGGTACTTGTTGCCTCTATCCTCGTCCTTGGTCCTTCAGGAACAGAAGAGGTTGTTGCTGACGTAAAGCAGGAGGTTGCACTTCCTGATGGTTCAGTAGCCCACCTCAACAATGGCGCTACCCTCGCTTACGATGGCGATTGGGATAACCGCGAAGTGAAATTGCAAGGAGAGGCTTTCTTTGAGGTAACGAAAGGAGAGAAGTTCTCTGTAGTAACAGAACAAGGAGTAGTTGAAGTACTCGGTACATCATTTAATGTATATGAGAACGGAGATCTTTACCATGTTGACTGTTACACTGGAAAAGTGAAAGTGTCACACAATGGCGTGTCGCACATCATCACTCCAGGTCAATCAGTGAAAGTTCAGAATGGAGAGCTAAGCCAGCCTTTCGAATTTGTTCGTCAGGAACCAAACTGGATGAGCTCAGGATTCCAGTATTACAGCGCAGACTTATCGCGTGTTATTGACGACATCGCCGCGTACTACAACGTGGAAATCGCCGTTAATTCAGAGATAGCTGGTGTTGAATACACGGGTTCTATTCCTGAAGTAGGTGCTGAAGAAGCACTAAAAGTAGTTTCTCTTTACGTAGAGAACAACTACGGACAGCCGTTAGCTGTTCAGGTACAGTAG
- a CDS encoding DUF4249 family protein, which yields MRFFVIALILFVSCEKANDEQSLFVQAVLIEGEAVSGVQVAVISESGQVPVSGATVRLFNEAGESVQLSEATAGSYADLDGNFVISAGARYRLEVTYDSFFASAETVIPVQTSIDQLSSTTIPIDSGSSGQPIFSVLWSNEEDLTHVLVLRVNEETPLEIPFDVNSGFFASQYSVPVTSNGVTLFDTDFTYYGNHTLEIYTIDAAYDALYFYQPGDAGNIIDGGPENIDGGVGYLTGACLNSIDLELLQ from the coding sequence ATGCGCTTCTTCGTCATAGCACTCATCTTGTTCGTGTCTTGCGAAAAGGCCAACGACGAGCAGTCGCTGTTTGTGCAGGCGGTGTTGATTGAAGGCGAAGCGGTGAGCGGTGTGCAAGTGGCGGTGATCAGCGAGTCAGGGCAGGTACCTGTTTCAGGAGCTACGGTTCGCTTATTCAATGAGGCAGGTGAAAGCGTGCAGCTGAGTGAAGCTACGGCTGGTAGCTATGCTGACCTTGATGGGAACTTTGTGATTAGTGCGGGGGCTCGTTATCGTTTAGAGGTGACTTATGATTCTTTTTTCGCTAGCGCGGAAACGGTGATCCCTGTACAAACGAGTATTGATCAGTTGAGTAGTACCACGATTCCGATTGATTCGGGCTCTTCGGGGCAACCGATCTTCTCGGTACTTTGGAGCAATGAAGAGGACCTGACCCATGTATTGGTTTTACGCGTGAATGAAGAGACGCCCTTGGAGATTCCTTTTGATGTGAACTCTGGGTTCTTTGCGAGTCAATACTCGGTGCCGGTCACTAGTAATGGGGTGACCTTATTTGATACCGATTTCACCTATTACGGAAACCATACGCTAGAAATTTACACGATTGATGCCGCGTACGATGCGCTGTATTTTTACCAACCCGGAGACGCTGGAAACATTATAGATGGCGGGCCAGAGAATATTGATGGGGGTGTTGGTTACCTGACAGGAGCCTGCCTAAATTCGATCGATCTGGAACTTTTGCAATAA